From Fervidobacterium gondwanense DSM 13020:
ACTTGTCGCACCTGAGGGCTCAAAACATACGCGCAAGTGCAGAGGATTTGGGCAGGAGTGTTCGTATGAGCCAATCTGTGCGATGTTTGAGGTTTATAATGTGAGGCTGAAGAAATAGTAGTAAGGACCTATTTTGCACATAACCCTAATAACGAACTAGTAAAAAACAAAAACACCCCCGAGTGTGGTAAAATATAACCCACATGGGGGTGTTTTTCCTTTACCTCTCTGCCCTTATCTTCTCGGTGCACCTCTCATGTTCATATTTGGCTGGTTCGGTTGCATTTGAGGAGCTTGAACAGGAGCTTGCGCTGGTGCTTGAACGTTTGGATTGACGATGATTATCACAACGTTCCTATTCTGATTCGCATATCTTTGTGCATTCTGAAATTCTTCTTGCGCTCTCGGAGCGTTTGTGTTCTGCTCGTCCCATCCGAATCTGCCTTTGTCTGCTAAATCGAATGTCTTGTCTCCCAATACTACCTTCTCTGCTATGAAAAACTTTGCTTCAGTTGTTTCCGCTACTTTTCCTGTGAGTTCGATTTCTTGCCCTGTTTTGAGTTCTGTCAGTCTGAAGAGTGGTCCTGCGTGAACGTCGATGACACCGTCGGTTGTTTTAACTTTCAAAATGAATCCTGCTTCTGGAGTCCAAGAGAATTGTTCGATAGTCCCTTTCAGTGTTGTGGTATCGCTTAGTTTAACGCCTTGTGGTAAGTTTTGATAGAGCCTCTGCTGTACTGTTTGAGCTGCGACGTTCTGCTGGTTAAGTTGAACACCATAACCTGGTCCGAAGCTTGGTCCGAATGCGAATAGACTTCCTGCCAACACAACACCTGCGACTAAAACTACTAACACCTTTTTCATACTCATCAACCTCCTGTTTTCTTTTTTTTAGTTTTGCCACCTTTCTTTGGACTTCCTATTCTCATGGTGGACGGTACGATTATACTTATGCAACCTTAGAAAGTTCTTATAGTATCCTTAGAGTTGGCTTAGAAATTCTTTATGGAAAACTGGGTTTTGGTGATAGAATTAATGTAGGGTGTATGGAAGGGGGGTAGTGTAATATGAAGATTTATTTTGATAAGGAACTGCAGATTAATGATCTGATGGAGTACTACGGCCCTTGCATAGTCCAGATTGGTAGCAATCTGTATGTAGACCTGCACTCTACCAACATACTCAATTTTCTGATGCTGGACTCGGTTAGAGAGTACACTGATACATTATTTGGCAGAGAGCTGAAATGCATTGAATATCTCCATGAAAATCAAACGAACTTCGTGGAATTCAGAGATTTAACCCCTCTTGATGAAAAGAGCTTTGAGAATTTCAAAGTTGCGAATGTCATTGTAAAGCATGTAAAGATGCAAAAAGGCTACACTTCTGTACCGCTTCTTTCCGTAGAAAACACGGTATACGGTATGGAGATATCATTGAGTTTAAATAAACAATACATGCTCGCTCATACTGAATATTTCTCAAATAAGGGCTTTGTTCATCTGTTAGATTTTCTAATTGCTTGGATGCTGGGACAGATGATGAAAGGGGAGAATATAAAAATCGCGAGCTCTGAGCCACTTATGTACAAAATGGACTTGAGCCAGATTAGTGAAGAGAAAGCTTTGATGCTGGAAGAGATGTTTAAGAATGTTAACCTTAAGATGGTAGATGTAATTGACGGATTATATGATTTGATGCTAAGGCTTTTGCCGAATATGGAGAATGTTTCACTAATTGAAAACAGAGACTTTGTTGTAAAGATGCTTCTATCTGGTCAACCTCTTTCAAAATTTGTTCAAGAACTTAGAACGATTGATGAACTCTTTAATAGCATCAGGATTTGATTATTGCTTAAATATTGGAGGTATAGACTTTGAGAAAAATAGATTACAAAGCTTTAGAAGAAAAAGTGAGAAAAAACGAAAAGCAAAAGCTTGCCGTTATCTGTTATGCACAGAATAACGGAAATATATTGTTCCTGCACAGAAAGAAAGAACCGTTTGCCGGTTTTTTAGTCCCACCGGGTGGGCATGTCGAAGACGGAGAGCATGTTGAGGATGCTATAAGAAGAGAGTTCTTGGAAGAGACTGGGCTCGAACTTGTTAACTTGAAATTAAAAATGGTCACTTCCGAAGAAGGACCTGAGCACTACAATTGGGTGCTTTTCATATTCACAGGTAGTACACTTTCAGATGATTTTGTGGAGAGTGAAGAGGGAAATCTCGTATGGATAAAAAAAGAAGAGGTTATGCAGCATAACCTCTCCATTATTGATAAAGAGCTTTTCCCGTATATTATGGACGGGAGCGATAAAATATGGTTTGCGAAGATTAAGTACAACGATGAAAAGTCTTTTGAACATTTGGAAATAAACGAACTGAATTTGTGATGCTTTCTAATCTTCAATCTCCATGCTGAAATCTACGTATTTCACTTCGCTTGTTAGTTTGCCTATGGAGATTACGTCGACGTATTCGCAAAGATATTCGCTGAGTTTTTCAGGATTAACCCCGCCGGAGAGCTCTATCAAGACGTGCGGGAATTTTTCTTTTATTTTTCTTGCAACTTCGCAAGCTTTTTGCGGAGGAAAGTTATCGAGCATGACTATATCTGCTCCCACTTCGCATGCTTCAAACGAGCTCTCTTCATCTTCAACTTCGACTTCTATCTTCTTTGAAAACGATATTACCTTTTTCACTTCTTCAACAGCTTTTCTAACTGAGCCGTACAGTTTTAGATGGTTGTCTTTTATCATAGCACAATCTGAAAGGTTAAGCCTGTGGGTATCCCCTCCGCCGTGCATGATTGCGATTTTTTGCATTTCCGAAGTGAATGGTATAGTCTTTCTCGTTGCAGCGATCTTTACATTTTTTCCTGATTTCTCAATCACTTCGACAAGCTTTCGAACTTTTGTCGCGATTGCACTCATAAAAGATAACGTGTTAAGAATGCTTCTTTCAGAAATCAATAAATTGTACGCATCTCCTTCAATCATTCCAATGATGCCTTTTTGAGCGATTTGACCGTCTTTATAGTAAAATTCGTGTTTTATTCCTAACTTTGAAAGTACACCTCTGACAATGTCTATTCCTGAAATAACGATGTTTTCCTCTTTAAGTAAAATGACAGCC
This genomic window contains:
- a CDS encoding NUDIX domain-containing protein, producing the protein MRKIDYKALEEKVRKNEKQKLAVICYAQNNGNILFLHRKKEPFAGFLVPPGGHVEDGEHVEDAIRREFLEETGLELVNLKLKMVTSEEGPEHYNWVLFIFTGSTLSDDFVESEEGNLVWIKKEEVMQHNLSIIDKELFPYIMDGSDKIWFAKIKYNDEKSFEHLEINELNL
- the nadC gene encoding carboxylating nicotinate-nucleotide diphosphorylase; translated protein: MYEKVIDSLVELIRKDEQFIDYASYPLRGKEAKAVILLKEENIVISGIDIVRGVLSKLGIKHEFYYKDGQIAQKGIIGMIEGDAYNLLISERSILNTLSFMSAIATKVRKLVEVIEKSGKNVKIAATRKTIPFTSEMQKIAIMHGGGDTHRLNLSDCAMIKDNHLKLYGSVRKAVEEVKKVISFSKKIEVEVEDEESSFEACEVGADIVMLDNFPPQKACEVARKIKEKFPHVLIELSGGVNPEKLSEYLCEYVDVISIGKLTSEVKYVDFSMEIED